From Excalfactoria chinensis isolate bCotChi1 chromosome 4, bCotChi1.hap2, whole genome shotgun sequence, one genomic window encodes:
- the TNIP2 gene encoding TNFAIP3-interacting protein 2 isoform X2: MRLAGLPLGPEDGERSPSPAMCSVSEAGSTDPLVARFRQVEETLEKLHRENRSLKSKVPRYNALCTLYHESAQQLKHLQLQLAAKEATVRELRGSLARQQQQQQAGAGGEGAEPARSLVESLLEQLGQSRERLRDSERLSALRVEALSQEVQKLNQQLEEKNAEIEQMINQPPYEKEREILRLQKSLAEREKAQATSDVLCRSLTDETHQLQRKLASTAEMCQHLAKCLEEKQRKEKGNSDDQIATERSNQVLDNETSLQALICKLQEENRMLKQKVAHVEDLNAKWQKYDASRDEYVKRLHLQLKELKSQLEQQHGVASAQTNSELMQKEILRLNKLLEEKMNECKKSRRELEEVKKAREGDNERIQMLEQQVLVYKDDFTSERSDRERAQTKIQELQLEISCLQHQLARRQEGKKDSRDASSRFRVHTGNQNHMHVQTKVEHLRGSSPGQPGARRTASQSEQTSPPADNGNSGSEGRAQGELRCPHCMRFFSDELSDEFLKHVTECCQ, translated from the exons ATGCGCCTGGCCGGGTTACCGCTCGGCCCGGAGGACGGAGAGCGAAGCCCGTCCCCCGCCATGTGCTCGGTGAGCGAGGCCGGCAGCACCGACCCGCTGGTGGCTCGTTTCAGGCAGGTGGAGGAAACGCTGGAAAAGCTGCACCGGGAGAACAGGAGCCTGAAGAGCAAAGTGCCCCGTTACAACGCGCTCTGCACCCTGTACCACGAGTCCGCGCAGCAGCTGAagcacctccagctgcagctcgCCGCCAAGGAAGCCACGGTGCGGGAGCTGCGGGGCAGCCTggcccggcagcagcagcagcagcaggcggGGGCTGGCGGGGAAGGGGCCGAGCCCGCCCGCTCGCTGGTGGAGAgtctgctggagcagctggggcagAGCCGGGAGCGACTGCGGGACAGCGAGCGGCTCTCGGCGCTCAGAGTGGAAGCGCTGAGCCAG GAGGTGCAGAAGTTGAatcagcagctggaggagaaaaacGCAGAGATAGAGCAGATGATAAATCAGCCTCCATAcgaaaaggagagagaaatctTACGACTTCAGAAGAGCTTGGCAGAGCGAGAGAAGGCTCAGGCCACCAGTGATGTTCTGTGCCGGTCACTCACTGATGAAACTCACCAGCTTCAACGCAAATTAGCATCCACAGCAGAAATGTGTCAACATCTGGCAAAGTGTTtagaagagaagcaaagaaaggagaaggggaatTCGGATGACCAGATTGCTACTGAAAGATCTAATCAG GTATTAGACAATGAAACTTCGCTTCAAGCCCTTATCTGCAAActacaagaggaaaacagaatgttaaaacaaaaagtagcTCAC GTGGaagatttaaatgcaaaatggCAGAAGTACGATGCTAGTAGAGATGAGTATGTGAAGCGACTCCACTTGCAGCTGAAAGAGCTGAAGTcgcagctggagcagcagcacggcGTAGCTTCAGCACAAACCAATTCTGAGCTGATGCAAAAGGAGATACTCCGGCTGAACaagctgctggaagaaaaaatgaatgagtGCAAAAAATCAAGGAGAGAATTAGAAGAAGTGAAGAAGGCCAGAGAAGGAGATAATGAGCGCATACAAATGCTGGAGCAACAG GTCCTAGTTTATAAAGATGATTTCACATCAGAGAGATCAGACAGGGAACGAGCACAGACTAAAATACAAGAACTTCAGCTGGAAATTTCATGTCTGCAACACCAGCTAGCAAGAAGACAAGAAGGCAAGAAG gACTCCAGAGATGCAAGTAGTCGCTTCAGAGTTCACACTGGTAACCAAAATCATATGCATGTACAGACAAAAGTGGAACACCTACGAGGCAGCAGCCCAGGCCAACCAGGTGCAAGAAGAACAGCCTCACAGTCTGAACAGACTTCCCCACCTGCAGACAATGGAAACTCAGGATCAGAGGGCAGGGCACAGGGTGAACTTAGATGTCCTCATTGTATGAGGTTTTTCAGTGATGAACTCAGTGATGAATTTCTCAAGCACGTTACGGAATGTTGTCAATGA
- the TNIP2 gene encoding TNFAIP3-interacting protein 2 isoform X1 — protein MRLAGLPLGPEDGERSPSPAMCSVSEAGSTDPLVARFRQVEETLEKLHRENRSLKSKVPRYNALCTLYHESAQQLKHLQLQLAAKEATVRELRGSLARQQQQQQAGAGGEGAEPARSLVESLLEQLGQSRERLRDSERLSALRVEALSQEVQKLNQQLEEKNAEIEQMINQPPYEKEREILRLQKSLAEREKAQATSDVLCRSLTDETHQLQRKLASTAEMCQHLAKCLEEKQRKEKGNSDDQIATERSNQLQVLDNETSLQALICKLQEENRMLKQKVAHVEDLNAKWQKYDASRDEYVKRLHLQLKELKSQLEQQHGVASAQTNSELMQKEILRLNKLLEEKMNECKKSRRELEEVKKAREGDNERIQMLEQQVLVYKDDFTSERSDRERAQTKIQELQLEISCLQHQLARRQEGKKDSRDASSRFRVHTGNQNHMHVQTKVEHLRGSSPGQPGARRTASQSEQTSPPADNGNSGSEGRAQGELRCPHCMRFFSDELSDEFLKHVTECCQ, from the exons ATGCGCCTGGCCGGGTTACCGCTCGGCCCGGAGGACGGAGAGCGAAGCCCGTCCCCCGCCATGTGCTCGGTGAGCGAGGCCGGCAGCACCGACCCGCTGGTGGCTCGTTTCAGGCAGGTGGAGGAAACGCTGGAAAAGCTGCACCGGGAGAACAGGAGCCTGAAGAGCAAAGTGCCCCGTTACAACGCGCTCTGCACCCTGTACCACGAGTCCGCGCAGCAGCTGAagcacctccagctgcagctcgCCGCCAAGGAAGCCACGGTGCGGGAGCTGCGGGGCAGCCTggcccggcagcagcagcagcagcaggcggGGGCTGGCGGGGAAGGGGCCGAGCCCGCCCGCTCGCTGGTGGAGAgtctgctggagcagctggggcagAGCCGGGAGCGACTGCGGGACAGCGAGCGGCTCTCGGCGCTCAGAGTGGAAGCGCTGAGCCAG GAGGTGCAGAAGTTGAatcagcagctggaggagaaaaacGCAGAGATAGAGCAGATGATAAATCAGCCTCCATAcgaaaaggagagagaaatctTACGACTTCAGAAGAGCTTGGCAGAGCGAGAGAAGGCTCAGGCCACCAGTGATGTTCTGTGCCGGTCACTCACTGATGAAACTCACCAGCTTCAACGCAAATTAGCATCCACAGCAGAAATGTGTCAACATCTGGCAAAGTGTTtagaagagaagcaaagaaaggagaaggggaatTCGGATGACCAGATTGCTACTGAAAGATCTAATCAG TTACAGGTATTAGACAATGAAACTTCGCTTCAAGCCCTTATCTGCAAActacaagaggaaaacagaatgttaaaacaaaaagtagcTCAC GTGGaagatttaaatgcaaaatggCAGAAGTACGATGCTAGTAGAGATGAGTATGTGAAGCGACTCCACTTGCAGCTGAAAGAGCTGAAGTcgcagctggagcagcagcacggcGTAGCTTCAGCACAAACCAATTCTGAGCTGATGCAAAAGGAGATACTCCGGCTGAACaagctgctggaagaaaaaatgaatgagtGCAAAAAATCAAGGAGAGAATTAGAAGAAGTGAAGAAGGCCAGAGAAGGAGATAATGAGCGCATACAAATGCTGGAGCAACAG GTCCTAGTTTATAAAGATGATTTCACATCAGAGAGATCAGACAGGGAACGAGCACAGACTAAAATACAAGAACTTCAGCTGGAAATTTCATGTCTGCAACACCAGCTAGCAAGAAGACAAGAAGGCAAGAAG gACTCCAGAGATGCAAGTAGTCGCTTCAGAGTTCACACTGGTAACCAAAATCATATGCATGTACAGACAAAAGTGGAACACCTACGAGGCAGCAGCCCAGGCCAACCAGGTGCAAGAAGAACAGCCTCACAGTCTGAACAGACTTCCCCACCTGCAGACAATGGAAACTCAGGATCAGAGGGCAGGGCACAGGGTGAACTTAGATGTCCTCATTGTATGAGGTTTTTCAGTGATGAACTCAGTGATGAATTTCTCAAGCACGTTACGGAATGTTGTCAATGA